A part of Brassica rapa cultivar Chiifu-401-42 chromosome A05, CAAS_Brap_v3.01, whole genome shotgun sequence genomic DNA contains:
- the LOC117134373 gene encoding uncharacterized protein LOC117134373, translated as MGPPEQATKDLKVADLLSPATGGWDKDVINRILPHEAPTILCLKPSKTGVQDIHCWIKTKNGEYSTKTGYYSALNKQWEQRPAPPSRHLCNWMKDVWTVPLSPKLQIFLWNIMNGALPLGESLEKRGLRENIACVHCGARETATHLFLQCPFAMSVWSSAPIHQVSSVVSAPDFPTALKLSRNLSNLPPPTGMIIGPLFPWIIWSIWTARNLKIFENRSFSPSETLTKAIADAREWQDAQQMIPPTLPQLQQPSRHPSGLNTRFTIFTDAAWRKESLTAGLAWSCTDNHGNIVFQGSTPEPWVESAQLAEGLAIREALLQAQAQGLNNITIKSDAQIIVRAINNRESIKELFGTLHDIHRLSCDLDVVSFIFIPRTENSTADALAKRALLNYSLM; from the coding sequence ATGGGTCCGCCTGAGCAGGCCACAAAGGACCTCAAAGTTGCAGATCTTCTCTCACCAGCAACGGGCGGCTGGGATAAGGACGTTATCAACCGCATTCTCCCTCATGAAGCACCTACAATCCTATGCCTTAAGCCTAGCAAAACAGGAGTTCAGGACATACACTGTTGGATCAAGACGAAAAATGGAGAGTACTCCACCAAGACCGGTTACTACTCAGCGCTAAACAAACAATGGGAGCAACGACCAGCACCACCAAGCCGCCACCTCTGCAACTGGATGAAAGATGTCTGGACGGTCCCCCTGTCCCCGAAACTACAAATCTTCCTATGGAATATAATGAATGGAGCCTTACCGCTCGGAGAAAGCTTGGAGAAAAGAGGCCTGCGAGAAAACATAGCATGTGTTCACTGTGGAGCTAGAGAAACGGCTACACATCTCTTCTTACAGTGCCCTTTTGCTATGAGCGTGTGGAGCTCTGCCCCTATACACCAGGTGAGTTCAGTCGTCTCAGCACCAGACTTCCCGACTGCGCTCAAGTTATCAAGGAACCTATCCAACCTACCCCCCCCCACCGGAATGATAATTGGACCCCTGTTTCCTTGGATTATCTGGAGCATCTGGACAGCACGGAACCTTAAAATCTTTGAAAACAGAAGCTTCAGCCCTTCAGAGACGCTCACAAAGGCCATAGCAGACGCCCGAGAATGGCAAGACGCCCAACAGATGATACCCCCTACTCTGCCGCAGCTACAGCAACCATCACGCCATCCATCAGGCCTTAATACACGATTTACCATCTTCACTGATGCAGCCTGGAGGAAAGAATCTCTTACGGCTGGGCTAGCATGGTCATGCACAGATAATCACGGGAATATCGTCTTCCAAGGAAGCACACCGGAGCCATGGGTCGAATCAGCGCAACTGGCGGAGGGATTGGCCATAAGGGAGGCACTGCTACAAGCGCAGGCTCAGGGCCTCAACAACATCACCATTAAGTCAGACGCTCAGATCATCGTCCGAGCTATCAACAACCGAGAATCAATCAAGGAACTCTTTGGCACTCTTCATGACATCCATAGGTTATCTTGTGATCTCGATGtagtatcttttatttttattccaaGAACTGAAAACTCCACTGCTGACGCTCTCGCTAAGAGGGCTTTGCTGAACTACTCCTTGATGTAA